Proteins from one Panthera leo isolate Ple1 chromosome D1, P.leo_Ple1_pat1.1, whole genome shotgun sequence genomic window:
- the LOC122200175 gene encoding olfactory receptor 1030 isoform X2 codes for MVRGNSTLVTEFVLLGLTDRPELQPILFVLFLVIYLITVGGNLGMLVLIRIDSRLHTPMYFFLASLSGLDLCYSTTVTPKMLANFLSEKKTISYAACLTQCYFFIAMVITELYMLAVMAYDRYMAICNPLLYSSKMSRGVCIRLIAGPYVYGFLSGLMETMWTYRLTFCDSNIINHFYCADPPLIQLSCSDTFIKETSMFVVAGFNLSNSLLIIVISYIFILTAILRMHSAEGRHKAFSTCGSHLVAVTVFYGTLFCMYVRPPTDKSVEQSKIIAVFYTFVSPMLNPIIYSLRNKNVKQGFNSII; via the coding sequence ATGGTCAGAGGGAATTCCACCTTAGTGACCGAATTTGTTCTCCTGGGATTAACAGATCGTCCAGAGCTTCAGCCCATCCTCTTTGTGCTGTTCCTGGTGATCTACCTGATCACCGTGGGGGGGAACCTTGGGATGTTGGTATTGATCAGGATAGATTCAcgcctccacacccccatgtacttctttctTGCCAGTTTGTCCGGCTTGGATTTGTGTTATTCCACGACTGTGACTCCCAAGATGTTGGCGAACTTCTTATCAGAGAAGAAAACCATTTCCTATGCTGCTTGTTTAACCCAGTGTTATTTTTTCATTGCCATGGTGATTACTGAGTTATACATGCTAGCTGTAATGGCTTATGACAGGTACATGGCCATCTGTAACCCTTTGCTTTACAGCAGCAAGATGTCCAGAGGGGTCTGTATTCGCCTGATTGCTGGTCCCTATGTCTACGGCTTCCTTAGTGGCCTGATGGAAACCATGTGGACGTACCGCTTGACCTTCTGTGACTCCAATATTATTAATCACTTCTACTGCGCTGACCCCCCCCTCATCCAGCTGTCCTGCTCTGACACTTTCATTAAAGAGACGTCCATGTTTGTGGTAGCAGGATTTAACCTCTCCAACTCCCTCCTCATAATTGTCATCTCTTACATCTTCATTCTCACTGCCATCCTGAGGATGCATTCTGCTGAAGGCAGGCACAAAGCTTTTTCCACGTGTGGTTCCCATCTGGTGGCAGTGACTGTATTTTATGGGACACTCTTCTGCATGTATGTTAGACCTCCCACGGACAAGTCAGTGGAGCAGTCTAAAATTATTGCTGT